The region ATTCTGAAGAATCTCAATCGCCTTACCTAGCGCTGCATTAGCATCGGTAAAACTGTAGAGAAGGCCATAGGTCTCCTCAAGTTCGATGAAGTTGCCCATCGTACCCACAAGAGAAGAGACATAGATTGATGGCGTCCCGAGCACCGCTGCCTCCGACGCCGTCGTTCCCCCCTCCCCCACATACAGCCTCGCGTAGTACAACAGATCATGCAGCTTCTCCGGGGAGACCCGGATTTGATAGGGCTGCAACTTCGGGGGGAGTACACCCTCGGAGGTAATTAGGACACGACCGTACCGCTCCAGTGCTTTCACAAGCCCAACTTTATCACGAATTCCATGCTGGCCAACGTCATGGCTTGCCTGCCAGGAGACAAAGCGGACGATGATGAAGGGGTCGCCCTCGGAAAGGCCAAGTTCGGTGAGGACGGCGGGGTTTGGGGTGAAGCGGTCTGGGTGGAGGTAGGCGAGTTCGTGATAGCCATTGTAGCGGACCTGCTTCGGGCCGATGTCGCCGCGGTAGCAGGAAGGAGTGCAGATAACGCTCACAAAGGGGTCCATCAGACGGTGGTCGATCTTTGCATGCTCGGTGTCGTCAAAGACAATCGAAGGCTTCCGGAGCAGTTTCCCGACATGCGCAACATACACGTTCCCAACGCCGCCGACGAGGAGGTCGGGCCTGAATGAGCGGGCAATCCGATACAGCCTTGATTCTACCCTGAGCAACTCCATGGCTTTGGTCGCGAGTGTGGGTTTTTCCTCTCCAACCACTTCATACTCAAACCCGTATGCGTCGAGGAGGTACAGAGAAACATCCTTGGCGATGGTGGTGATCTTGCACTGGTGGCCCCGGCGCTCCAGTTCTCGGATCAGATTTTTAAACAGGTGGACCTGAGCTGGGTGCCCGATATTGAAGAGAATTTTCACTGTATAATCACCTTTAAAGAGAGTTGAATCACTTTGAGATACTCATAACTGCAAGAACTCCCATCTTTCCCGCATTCATAAGAAGATCCTTGACGCCCCCGGCAACCCATTCTATCTCACCCACCGCCCACCGCTCCGGGTGCACGGTCAGGTAGAGCCCCTCCTCTCCCGAAGACTCAATCCAGTCTACAAGGTCATCGGTCGTCTCCACCGGGACCGGCTCCGCATCAGGCATCATG is a window of Methanoculleus sp. 7T DNA encoding:
- a CDS encoding DUF354 domain-containing protein; translated protein: MKILFNIGHPAQVHLFKNLIRELERRGHQCKITTIAKDVSLYLLDAYGFEYEVVGEEKPTLATKAMELLRVESRLYRIARSFRPDLLVGGVGNVYVAHVGKLLRKPSIVFDDTEHAKIDHRLMDPFVSVICTPSCYRGDIGPKQVRYNGYHELAYLHPDRFTPNPAVLTELGLSEGDPFIIVRFVSWQASHDVGQHGIRDKVGLVKALERYGRVLITSEGVLPPKLQPYQIRVSPEKLHDLLYYARLYVGEGGTTASEAAVLGTPSIYVSSLVGTMGNFIELEETYGLLYSFTDANAALGKAIEILQNPASKEKWGTKRERLLEDKIDVTAFMVWFVENYPRSFTEMRKHPEVQYSCPRVPEDAS